Proteins encoded together in one Streptomyces sp. SN-593 window:
- a CDS encoding DNA polymerase III subunit beta, with product MTQTTAEKTTAPAAPLAHFSAPHRVLSDALNLTALSVAPRPLVPILGGIVAESTPDSVTLHAYDYETTVSVTLPAVPASTGRSVLDHGELKKILAGVAAGETKSAADRIPVTVSAEILSTPDIAVPLTTYPTEDFPALPTPAAPVASVDSGAFLSQLTRVLTAAGADATLPVLMCVQFTLHSGSLTMHATDQYRMASADVPVTRSQIGKPHKTVSALIPADILDKVAKQMRRYDGPVGIGVVEEPKIGATLVTLTFDNVQVSFRPYEGSLPKTKSLLPEASHLSITLDRAATIRAAKKAAALAKAKKDGMSCMLDSAEEGTVSLAPFYGEKDRTLVRGVSLPVTLANGTPDALAATAVRVNSKFLLEALSTFTGDGITIHLQAPGDDGRVAKPLLLTDGPALRGEGYWHLLMPLRD from the coding sequence ATGACCCAGACCACTGCCGAGAAGACCACGGCCCCCGCCGCCCCGCTCGCACACTTCAGCGCCCCGCACCGCGTCCTCTCCGACGCGCTCAACCTGACCGCGCTGTCGGTCGCCCCCCGCCCCCTGGTGCCGATCCTGGGCGGCATCGTGGCCGAGTCCACCCCCGACAGCGTCACGCTGCACGCGTACGACTACGAGACGACGGTGTCCGTCACCCTGCCCGCGGTCCCGGCCAGCACTGGCCGTTCCGTCCTGGACCACGGGGAACTCAAGAAGATCCTCGCCGGTGTCGCTGCTGGCGAGACGAAGTCCGCCGCCGACCGGATCCCGGTCACCGTCTCCGCGGAGATCCTCTCCACCCCCGACATCGCGGTGCCGCTCACCACCTACCCGACGGAGGATTTCCCCGCGCTCCCGACCCCCGCTGCACCGGTGGCGTCCGTCGACTCCGGGGCGTTCCTGAGCCAGCTCACCCGCGTGCTGACCGCGGCCGGCGCCGACGCGACACTGCCGGTGCTGATGTGCGTGCAGTTCACGCTGCACAGCGGCTCACTGACCATGCACGCCACCGACCAGTACCGGATGGCGTCCGCCGACGTCCCGGTGACCCGTTCCCAGATCGGCAAGCCGCACAAGACCGTCAGCGCCCTGATCCCGGCCGACATCCTTGACAAGGTGGCCAAGCAGATGCGCCGCTACGACGGACCGGTCGGGATCGGCGTTGTGGAAGAGCCGAAGATCGGCGCCACCCTGGTCACGCTCACCTTTGACAACGTGCAGGTCAGCTTCCGCCCGTACGAGGGGAGCCTGCCCAAGACCAAGAGCCTGCTGCCGGAAGCCTCCCACCTGTCCATCACCCTGGACCGCGCGGCCACCATCAGGGCAGCCAAGAAGGCGGCCGCCCTGGCGAAGGCCAAGAAGGACGGCATGTCCTGCATGCTCGACAGCGCAGAGGAAGGGACGGTCTCACTGGCCCCGTTCTACGGCGAGAAGGACCGCACCCTGGTGCGCGGCGTCAGCCTCCCGGTGACGCTCGCCAACGGCACGCCCGACGCTCTCGCCGCGACCGCCGTCCGCGTCAACTCCAAGTTCCTCCTGGAGGCGCTGAGCACGTTCACCGGCGACGGCATCACCATCCACCTGCAAGCCCCTGGAGACGACGGACGCGTCGCCAAGCCCCTCCTGCTCACCGACGGGCCGGCGCTCCGCGGAGAGGGCTACTGGCACCTTCTGATGCCCCTGCGCGACTAG